Part of the Lotus japonicus ecotype B-129 chromosome 6, LjGifu_v1.2 genome, atactcttttggtccttgaaattgtaaagggaatcaaatctgatccctgtaaaattttcgcatcaaattgggtccctgaatttttttttaatctaattaagtcattttgctcATTTTTGACTAGTCAACAGTTCTGTGgaaagcctagtcagctaaggatggccacatgcacttttttcacatcaattttagtcccttaaaaaatattttaatcaattttagtccttgttcttccaccttcctcttccaccttcttcctcttcctccataactcaaattcttaaacctagaaattcaaaaccctaaaaaaagctatatgtttatcacattcaccttgttcttccttttgaatttatgtgatttgagttatggaggaagaggaagaaggtgaaagtggaagaacagaaactaaaattgattaaaatactttttaagggactaaaattgatgtgaaaaaatccacgtggtcgtccttagctgactaggcttgccactggactgttgaccggtcaaaattgagcaaaaggagttaattagattaaaaaaacaattttagggacccaatttgatgcgaaaattttacaaggaccagatttgattccctttacaatttcaaggaccaaaaggttatttaagcctttattaTATATATCACTTTGATTCTGTGTTCCCGTTCTTGGTCCAAGTTTTGATTATAAAAATCTAACGATGAGTGGGTTTTGGATTtaagttttgattttgatttggtgaagaagataaaagaattgggatgaagatgatgaggataaatttattattttatggatttttgttttttaggatttttctgagtttttttaaaatttaaatgaaaaagaaaaaataaatttcacatGACCTCATTAAtccacgtggccatgccacatgggccgccggagctccggtgttGACCCAAatctccggagggaccaaaaccaaacgttttggcaaaggttagggactaaagcccacctttgctccgacgAGAGACGAAAACCAAAcatttagtaaaggttagggaccaaaaacttatttaagccttttttataACCACATTGGATGTGGAATTAACCAcagtagttttttttatataagtcATGAAATATATATTGAACAATAATACAAGAGGTACTTTAACTCAATACAAATAGTAGGGAAATGAGAGTTAAAAGATAAGCAATAGAGTCATTTAGTTAAGGATACATCTTTTACTCAAAACCGTAAGACATTGTTGCGTGTATGAGTCATTTCACTTATAAATTATTCATCGCTCACATTTTtattcaatgtgagacttctttattttcatttttattactTATTCACTCTTGAAGGACTTCTAACAATTTGGTAATAGTcatatgaataattttatattattatttctaatatGCCTCTTCATGCCATAGTCTGTTTAGGCATGAAGCACTAGGTCATAAAGGTTCTAATACAAAGTAAGACAACTAATTATTGTAAAAGTGTAAGTAGTTGAGTAAGAGtcacataaataattttatattattatttctaacattAAATTAcacaaaataagataaaatttgataaatatattataaattacTTTTTCATATTCTAAGAAAGAAGATGAGGggaaaaagagaaacaaaagaataattactttttttttggtcaaagaatAATTACTAAAAAAGAGATGTTGTTTGAGTTCTTACTCTTCAAAGAGATGGGGTGGGTTTCTTAGCCTTTCTTCTGCTAGTTTTGCTAGGCTTTATTGTCCGTCTATTTGTAGCTTTGGTGGGAGTGGCGGGTTGTAGCTTTGGTGGACGTGGGGTGGCCTTGGGctctcaagtttttttatttggcTTTGTTTGTTTTTTGAATCCCCTTTAAAAATGGTGAATATCGTGTATATCTCCTAATCTTTTTATTAATACATTTTTACCATACATACgaaaaattaataaagaaaGTCAAAGTCACATTCTTTTAccttattttacaataaaatattaaacaaaacaacaatCAATATGAAACTTTTTGACCATTCCTTTGGCAAGTTGTAAAGCTTCCAAATATGGGTAAAGATTTTAGGAAGTGatatcataaaattaaattcagGATAAGAATGATGGTAAACTTTTTTTGACCGTGGCTTTTATATAAATTGCAAGGTTTTATAGAATGTGGGGAGTGAAAATAGGAGATATGAGAGCTTGGTTTCTTACCTCAAACATGTCGAAGGCCTTAGTTACCGTTGCTATATTGGTGATTATTGCAGCAGCAAACATGCTTATAGTTCCTGTGCAGGCTCAACAAGGTGGTGGTGACAAGCCAATTTTAATTCCAACAACCGTGACTGTTGAAAATCATATTGGTCAATCTGTTAATGTCCATTGTTGGTCATCAGAAGATGATGTTGGCCAACATAACTTAGGCGACGGACAAAATTTTTCTTGGTCCTTCAAAGTTAACTTTTGGGAGACTACTAAGTTTGTATGCACTCTGAAATGGAATAACATGGAAAAAACCGTAACGATTTATCGGGCTAGAGATGATAAGCCCCTGTGCGCACGAAAGTGCCTTCAACATATTAGACCAGATGGACTCTATTTTTACCACGAGTACGAAGTGAAATTGGAGAAAAGATATACATGGTAATGCCTTGCCCAAAAACTTGAAGTTAATTTTCACCTTCTGAAgtgaaatatataaaataaattaagaataaCTCCCTTCCTTAATATATATGATACATGtaatgttttatattttttgcagAGAATATTCCctatatttcatattttgatagtatttttcatattttgatttgtttagaACAATGGTTGTCGATCACCTCTTAGCTAAACAAATGTTAAGGTATAAAAGGAGAGAATTAGAAAGATAAAATTAGTAAAATCAACCTAGCTCACGATGTACATTAGTATTGGTtcaatcaattttaaattttaagtcAATAGACGAAGGCACTGCGTTGCACACATGTTAACTAGCTCACGAGTTTGCAGACCATCTTACTCAAatttcatcctcctcctccttaatTATTCAACTatccaaattaaataaaaatatttataaacttaaaaATATACTTGAGTTTTTCATTATTGataatattaagaattaaaattaattaataataaaattgtttttaataattaatttagataaaatagttttaaaattaaaaaatgtcgcTATAAGGTATTTACTAATGACTATAACGTATGTGTGTACAATTTGAAAAAATTTAAACTATGCAATAAtgacaaatattaagaattaaaataaattaatatatttattaataaataagttagataaaatagtttcaAAATTAGAAAATGTCACTATAAGgtatttactattaactataatGTGTGTGtgcattatttaaaaaaatattcttaaatATGTGTTGATTTactatatattagtaaaaatgacTTGTGGAAGCATAACAACGAAAAATAATTATGactaaagttgaataaatttaaatttagtaAATGATAATTTACGCTCTTGAAACTATAATGTATTATAGTTCTAAAagctataattttttaataaataatttagttaAACGTTCCTCAATGTGTGTTTGAAATCATGCGCTCTTTTTCTTTCACTAGGTTTTCTCAATAGAATTTTTCCTGGTAAGGTTTTATTGAAACATGATTTCTTTAATCTATCTCgaaggaggtggtgggtggtgggctATTTTACTAGTAGGAGGATCATTGCTATTGCTTTGTAATAGTTGCTACCTTTGgatctctttttccttctcttttcCTAAATcctacttgtattgggttgaagtactccTTGTATTGGGTTAAAGTACTccttgtacttctcttcaatatatttcacactgcatataaaaaaaaactttattagTCTTAGTCTGGAGTAAACTATGTCTTTAGGCGGTGATAGAGGAGGGTGCTCAGTGGTGGCAGGTAGTGTTCATTGGCGGAGATTAATGATTTAGATcacataaaaaaacaaaagaataaaGTATACCAAATAAATGACATTACTACCTGGTCACTACTCCACATTCAAAGAGGAAGGCTAGGGGACAAAATCATTGATTGTCCTATTGTTCTTAACAGGGAATGGTGGCCCACTAGTCATTACTCATTCATGAATGTTTAATTAATTGGAGGAGGGAAGCACCAACCGAACAAGTTGTGAATTGTGATGGTTCACATTGATTCTTAACTGAAATGACATTTAGCGCTACAATTAACTAATAATTTAACAAGCTTTTTCAAGCAAAACTGGTTTGGTTTTTCTTACATGTTATGTTAATAATACAACTATGGTGTGGCACATAGAAAAAATTAGATCAAGTAATTCAAGTTGCCAAAGATGGACGGCAACTTAGCTCAGTCAAAGAATGAATCAAGGATTAGAGTGGTGAGTTAATATGTGTTGTAGATCAGTGATTTGAGGCATCAAACGTTGCCCATTGAAGGGTAAAACATGGAAATTCAGTTGACTTAGTGGAAagaaaaaacattttcaatgttACAGTCTTTGAATATGACAGATTTACTCAACACCACAATGAAACAGAAATGTGCACCTAGTTAATCAGGCCTAGAAACCAAAAACCAAGTGCTGTGTTCATAGTCATGCAATTCCCAACTAAAAATTTAACCCCATTTCTTTGTTACTATGAGAAATCACCTAGTGACTTGTTGATCATATAACTCTTTGAAACGTGGAAGCAACAcagttttttattaattttttgacCTCTTTAATTGGCATGAGGAAATCATTCATATTTGACTTGAAGCCATCTCCCCGTGTATGAGGAACATGGAAATAATAGCGGGGCCTATGGCTGCACACATTAAGTTCcccactattttttttttctttactaaCAACATGTATTATTCATATTCACCAGATGCAAGTGTTCGAGCAATAAACATCTACATTATGATATGGCAAATTTTATACATGATAGTTTTTCTCATATACAAAACTTGAACTGAAAGATTACTCAGGAAATCATGATTGTATGTCTAGAACTAACCACACGTTGGTTAAATTCCTCACTAAAAAATAACTGAGTGTTTACACAAGGTATTTTACTTCTAGATTGCCAAAGTGCTACTTTTGAACAAGTGTCATAGTCTCATAGAGTCCTCAAGTTTGAGGAAGATGAGCTATGCAAATACAAGTGGAGGGGTCCCATTGTCCAACATTGAGGAAATTTGTGCGTCACATAAGCCAAcaatgattgaatgatttcATTGATTTGCAGCATGAGAAACCTTAGACAAAGTACAACCGTTTGGAACGTGAATTGGTTATGCACTACAAGGAATATTCAAGTTCATCAATTTAGGCTATATTCAGATTGTGGACAAAAAATGTAAGGGAATGTTAGCGtttactttaaaataaaaagtgaaCAAAACTCTTCTTATGAATTATAATAAAAGTTTATTTATGTTACATTCAGCTGATATTCAAACACACTTGGTGATAGTTTTTTCTTATTCAGGCACAAAAGCAAAAGCAACCGTATATTTTGCTTCATTCACTAGAATTTGGCACCAAATTCTCATTTGGCAATTTGTTATAGTTCAAACACTAATGGGATTTGAACTGCTTTCTGGCCATTTTCACTTGCACTATAAAAATTGAGTGGTTCTTTTCAATCTCTTCCCCACCTCTTTGTGTTTCTTTAGTGTTTCTTATGTATCATGTATGTCTTCTCAATAAATTTGAGGGCAAATAAAATTTCGTGTAGAGTTCATTTTTCATCGTCAAACTTCTTTGTAAGGGTTTACAAAATCACGACACGTTAAATCTATAtgaatatattataattaaagtGGACTCCTGCAACCATATAAAGCGTCTAGCACCctacaaatataataaagtAGTTTTGTGCATGTATATAATCTCAAGCTTTCGAACTAGTCTTTCATATTTCATGCCCTTttacaataaaaaataaaaatacaattatCAATAATGGAAAGGAAGTTGAATTCTTTTGTAAGATACTTCGCCATATTTTTCCAAAATTTTGAAAGGTCCATAATAGCGAGGAGCCAACTTCTAATTGATACAAATAGCCACATAATGCAGGTCTTAGTTTCAAGAAAACATTGCTAGTTAATTGAAAGCTAAtgtttaaagtaaaaaaaataatacaggTACAGGAAGTGATAAATATTGCATTAAAATGCACTTCTAACCCACTTCCATAACCTTTCTCCTCAGTAAAAACcaaggttattaaaaccggaccggtGATCAAACCGGTGAGGGTACTGGTTCATGATTAATTGGTTCAACCGTTATCAAACCGTGGTCCAACTAGTATTACCgctataatttaaataaaattattttaaaataaatataaaatgtataaggtaatatttaataaaaaaagaggATACTCATAACTTTATACTCAAAAGTCATAAAACGTTTATAagaaaaaacacacacacacacattacTTTCAGCCTTTAATTTACCcactgttttctattttttggtcAACACCcactgtttttactttttaatggTCAATCCCCTTCCTTTCCCCCAATTCTTTAAAACTACTCATCATTTTCTACGAATATGTAATTATGGTAAGTTGGTAATTTTTTCTTACCCAAAAAATATTAAGGTTATAGAAATAtgtggtgcccactagggtgagGAAGTTTCAAAAtagtccaccggtggaccattgCCTAGAACCGTTGGATGAAGGAATCTAGGAATATTCTTAAATTTAGTGGCTAGGATTGAATTAGTGTTAGAGGGGTATGATTGTAATACTACCATGTCTCTCTctcttaccaaaaaaaaaccatgTCTCTCTCTCAATAGACCCAGAAAGCCAGAACCACCACCGCCGTGCAATCTCCAACGTCGTGGCCACTGTCGTTTCGACCCACAGCGCcacaaccaccgccaccaccggaTCTTCTCCCTTCTCACCTACCACAACAACGCCTTCAACAATATCCCTCAGTTGCAGTTTTAAATCTGGGTGTTTTTGTTAGGTTTTTGGGTGAGGGAGGGATTGGGTAATAGCATAACAGATCAACCGAGCCACCTCAAAGAGCAGAACAGAGGAACTTGAACTTCGCCTTGCTGACATCGCGCTTGGCGACGAGCTTGACGGAATCAACCATGCTGGCATACTGCTCACACGGAGTGCGAATCAGCAATGGATTTGGAGGTTCCAGGCGTGGCTTGCTCGCCGGCGATTGGGGCAGCGGTTTTGTCGACCTGCGCTTTGGTCTCTGAGGGGGTTCTGGGTGGGCTCGCAGATGGACCAGACGCGGGCTTGAGGGGTGGGTGGCACGCGGTGGTCGGTTTTGATGTTCTGTGTATTACGTGTTTTCCTCCCCCACCATGCTCCGTTCTCTTCTCTGTTTCTTGTTCTTTGGTGTTTTAAACTGTATTATTGTTTCTTCCTTGTACAAGAAGTGTTTGAAATTGCAAGCAAACCATGGAAATTTGGATTTTGGATTTGGGTTTTGACTTGTGTTGGTGCCATGACGGGGAATATGAATCAGTATTGTGTTGGTGTTCCATTGTTTCTGTGCTTGGTGTTAGCTGTTGGTGCGGTGGTGTTTGAGGTGGGTGAGGACTGAGGagagaggtttttttttttacaatttaattttttttatattcttaTTTTGTAAATTACTAATATGACcattggtccaccggtggaccatttTGAAACttccccaccctagtgggcaccgaaATATGTTACACTAgttttcttgaaaaaaaaaacaatgaaaacaCTTATATGAAAAAAGGCTCAGCTACAAGTCTTGAGCCCACTACTAAACCCTAAGACCACTTACAATGGTTGTTGAATGTTTGTTGAAAATTTGTGTTGAGGATTGTTTAGACCTTGTAGTGGTTGTTGAAGAATGTTGAGGGTGATGTGGAGGAGAGAGGGAGGGGAGAAATGTTGAGTAAGCTCAACAATGTTGAGAGACCTACCGGACGCCACGTGGCGCGCTCCGGTTGGACACCAACAGGCGCGTGGCCTGCACGCGGGGACAAGGCGCGTGACGCGCCTGGGATAAGGAGAGAGAATCTGACGGATTTCCTTGGACTGCCATGTGTTATGATCTGATTGGGTCGCCGGATTTCTTTTaaccttatcttttgaactcaattatttcatcaaaaaaaaaatttatacaaaaattcatgattttttttttctataaatagagacttgattcgtttgatttggacatagaaaaaaaaaccaagtttttcaccatgttattatctctctcaccatcttatttatctttcatttttaagttaaggaaataaaaaaaattattgtctatatttaaaaaaaataaattgttaagtgtttattactttaatttaatttaaaataataattttaattttatataaataaaaaaatataaaattaaataaatatatgaaataaaaaagtggtggggtagggtgttgaatgaaaaccattggagtgggtaattgttaagagtttgttgaattggagagagaagatgatgtggagtattgggaagagaaaaagtggtttTGAGAGGGGGTAAACTAAACAAACCATTGTAGATGGTCTAATATTatcatactttttctttttctctatcTTACCTCCAATCCTTATCTCCACGCAGCCTTCTTCACCCTGTCCCACgcttccttctctctctctttctctccttcCTCTTTAATCATCCCCTCAAACACATCAAGTCCATGCTTCCATGAGATATGTACACAGTGGCCACGGTTCATACCAGTGTACTTAGATCTCTTATTTTTACCTCAACACACCCATAAAAAAAGTCAAAACGCAGTTCATGTGCTGCAAGGGGATTAAAGATTGGGAAAAAAAATGACGCACCATTTTCGCTGAACCGGCTCAAACAGGAAAACCACCGATTTTAACCGGTTTTCATCCGGTTTTTTACATCACCGGTTATTTCCATGTTTTGGACCGGACACCCTACCGGTTCCCGGTCTAACCGGTTGAACCAGCCGGTCCGGTTTTTATAACCATGGTAAAAACACAACATCCCAAAAAAAACATTTGAAACTAACATTCCCGGTATCATGTTTCCAATTAAAACAAAGTAGTTTCAATTGGAAAACATGTACATGGCCAAATTCACTCCAATGACACAAGTAATATGAATTGATCAATAAAGTACATTCAAACTATCTTGCGCTGAGATATATACATATACACCCTACATATACTAAACCAGTTTAACACAATAAATCCCATAATTTCTTTTACAGTAATCACTTAGACACCTACCCTTTGGTCTTTACTGATTTAATGAATATAAACCTATTACTTGTGGATACTTTTTGTGCATATTCATCAGCTGAGATAAAGCACATTCAAATTGTCTTGCGCTGAGATAAATACATATATACACCCTACATATACTAAACCGGTTTAACACAATAAATCCCATAATTTCTTCTAGGGGGCGTTTGTTACAAGTTATCAAAAATCATTCCCGGGTATGAGGTTTCCCAGGAATATTACAAGAAGAATTCTATGTCTGggcattataaaaaaaatgtgttagGTTAACAAATTCAATTCCTGGGtatgtttttaaattttatttaattaaaatatttaaaaataaaaacatttggaaaaaagaaaagttaGTGGAAAATAACTTCCATTCTCATGGGAATGTAAGATACCCATTCTTGGACATGGGAAAAAAGTTTGAAGAAAGCAAGGTAAATTGGATGCCTAGGAATAATTTTTCTAAAACTTGTAACAAACATGAGAATGTTACATTCCCAATCTTACATACCCGGAAATGTTTAAAGTTCTCTTCTACCAAACGCCCCCTACTGTAATCACTTAGACACCCACCCTTTGGTCTTACTGATTTAATGAATATAAACCTATTATATGTGGATACTTTTTGTGCATATTCATCAGCTTCTTTACCAAATGCCCCGAGATGTCAAACATGGATCCATTCCCTCGGCATTGCATAAAGCATTAACAGAATGGTAAAAACAGAATCAAAATCGCGACGAATCCAATAATCCTACCCACAACACATCTCAAGCATCATAGAACAAAGATAATGATTCCTTTTCGGACGTCCAAACTTTTTAAAAAGCATATGCATCAGGACTTCCTCATGTAGCGACTTTGCAAGATGATGAGAGCAAAGCACCACAGAAGTAAGCTGGGATTCAAATGACACAGCCATTCATTTGGTTTATAAGATGACAATCAAAATACAATTTCACTGAAACTAGAGAGTTACACAATTCCTATTTTCCTTTATGGGGTGGGATAAATAATTTAACAGACAGACATCACATCACCCTAAGTCATCAGATGGAACTGCAGCAATCAAAAAGAAAGGAAGTGAAGGTGCCAGACTGCCAGTGAGCTGGACCTACTTACGGAATTGATTACATTTCCAACATGAGCACACATCTATAGTAGTAACCCATACCTGCATAAGGAGGCAAAATTTACAAGCACTGCAGTTCCTCCCTTCAAGGAAATTATCAAGAGGAACCAATATTTTGTATGTTCAAATATGATCCTCTGGTTTTGCCATTTGCAGCAGCTGTAGTAACCACTTCATTTGCAAAGTCATCAAGATCACACATCATGCTAAGTACTTGAACAAATTTGCATTATCTTTGTCTCTTTCCAAGTAGTCTCGAGAGATCAAATCTTCAATACGCTTCTTAATTGCCTTGACATCAGGCTGTACA contains:
- the LOC130725606 gene encoding S-protein homolog 5-like, whose product is MSKALVTVAILVIIAAANMLIVPVQAQQGGGDKPILIPTTVTVENHIGQSVNVHCWSSEDDVGQHNLGDGQNFSWSFKVNFWETTKFVCTLKWNNMEKTVTIYRARDDKPLCARKCLQHIRPDGLYFYHEYEVKLEKRYTW